CCCGCTCACCCTACCGCGTCAGAGGGCGCGGTAAAGCGGCACCGGCTGCTGCTTGCCCTTCAGGCGCACCGGCGGCAGGTCCTCGAAGGCGGTCTCGTTCGCGTCCACCAGCTCGCGCGTGCGCTCGCCCACCAGGATTTCCCCCGGCCCGGCCAGCGCGCACAGCCGCGCGGCCACGTTCACCGCGTCGCCGATGCAGGTGTACTCGGCCCGCATCGCGCTGCCGATGTTGCCGGACACCACCACGCCCGAGTTCAACCCCACGCCCAGCTCCAGCACCAGGGGCCGGCCCTCGCGGCCGTGGGCCACCCACTCGGCCTCCGCCACGGCGCGCAGCTCCGCCACGGCCTCCATCATCATCTTCGCGCACTGCAGGCCCCGGAGCGCGTCGTCCGGGCGGCCCACCGGCGCGCCGAAGACGGCCATCAGCCCGTCCCCCAGGAACTTGTCCAGCGTGCCGCCGCAGGTGAGCACCGCGTCCGACAGCCGGCCCAGCACCTGGTTGAGCACCGCCACCACCTGTTCGGGAGGCAGGCTCTCCGCCAGCCCGGTGAAGTTGCGGATGTCCGCGAACAGCACCGTCACCTCGCGCTTCTCGCCGGCGAGCACCGCCGCGTCCGCGCTCTTGAGGATCTCCTCCACCACCGCGTCGGACGTGTAGCGCGCGAACAGCTTGCGCATGCGCTCCGTCTCGTCCGTGCGGCGCACCACGCTCTCGATGCGCGCCGCCAGCTCGTCCATGGACGCGGACTTGTTCACGTAGTCGTCCGCGCCCGCGCGCAGGCCGCGCACGCGCTCCGCTTCCCGGTCGTTGGCGGTGAGCATGATGACGGGGATGGCGCTGCGAGGGCCCTCCTTCAGCCGCCGGCACAGCTCCACGCCGTCCAGCCCCGGCATCTCCAGGTCGCTCAGCACGATGGCCGGCTGAAGCCGCCCCATGCCCTCCAGGGCCTCGTACGGGTCCTGGAAGCAGAGGACCTCGTAGCCCAGGGCCACCAGCCCCTCCTGCACAAACGCGCACGCCAGGGGGCTGTCGTCCACCACCACCACGCGGCGGCGCCCTTCCGTCGCGGGACGTGGCAGGTCCTGCCGGCCGACGATGCGGTTCTGCACGCCCAGCGCTTCGTAGATCTGCTTGTACGTGCAGTGCCCCAGCTCGACGAGGATTTCGCCCAGCCGCCGCCCGTCGCGCCGCTGCCGCGCCAGCGCCTCGTCCAGCTGCGCGAGCGTCACGTACTTGAGCCCCACCAGCAGCTCGCCCAGGGGCGGCTGCGCGGGCCCCTTCTCGTGGTTCAAGCCCAGGGCCTCTCCCAATGCGTCCTGAATCTGCTCGCGCGACACGTAGCCCAGGGAGATGAGCGCCTCTCCCACGCGCTGGCCGGTGAGCGCTTGCAGCGCGAGCGCCTCCTGCACCTGTCCTGGCGAGACGACGCCCAGCTTGAGCAACAAATCACCGAAGAGGGGGTTTGATGCACTCACAAAGGAAGCCTCCGTCACACGCCGGTCCGACAAGTGTAGCGCAACCGTGGCCGTCAGTGCTCGAACACGCGGCTGAAGGCCATGACGATCTCCAGGATGATCAACGCGACGATCATCACCTCCAGGACGTGCGAGCGGTCGATGTCCACCTCGCCCTTGAGCAGGCCATAGGTCTGCGCGAGCAGCTGCTGCTTGCGCGTGACGGAGGCCTGCCACGCGGGGATGCGCAGGCGGCGCACGGCGCCCTCGTAGACC
This DNA window, taken from Corallococcus coralloides DSM 2259, encodes the following:
- a CDS encoding adenylate/guanylate cyclase domain-containing protein; this translates as MSASNPLFGDLLLKLGVVSPGQVQEALALQALTGQRVGEALISLGYVSREQIQDALGEALGLNHEKGPAQPPLGELLVGLKYVTLAQLDEALARQRRDGRRLGEILVELGHCTYKQIYEALGVQNRIVGRQDLPRPATEGRRRVVVVDDSPLACAFVQEGLVALGYEVLCFQDPYEALEGMGRLQPAIVLSDLEMPGLDGVELCRRLKEGPRSAIPVIMLTANDREAERVRGLRAGADDYVNKSASMDELAARIESVVRRTDETERMRKLFARYTSDAVVEEILKSADAAVLAGEKREVTVLFADIRNFTGLAESLPPEQVVAVLNQVLGRLSDAVLTCGGTLDKFLGDGLMAVFGAPVGRPDDALRGLQCAKMMMEAVAELRAVAEAEWVAHGREGRPLVLELGVGLNSGVVVSGNIGSAMRAEYTCIGDAVNVAARLCALAGPGEILVGERTRELVDANETAFEDLPPVRLKGKQQPVPLYRAL